A single window of Oreochromis aureus strain Israel breed Guangdong linkage group 7, ZZ_aureus, whole genome shotgun sequence DNA harbors:
- the tmed6 gene encoding transmembrane emp24 domain-containing protein 6 has protein sequence MLCWIPCFFLGFLFWGSAHGVPQTNARPDVTDQELFWGSDQYDFAIVLPAAGLECFWHFAHHGERFYLNFMVQWVMGVGHDRHLSVTVNAPSDLLLSTIDDAKGQINFEAAESGFYQMCFSNFHNRFGAMQISLSFGVYYDTYQDPSKSEEEEKKKKEEISKELNNTLSVIEITTHKVETYVFHMFRYYGFSRMRKSVDYFLLQSNSKYITWWSMALSLLIVTSGYLQLLFLKSLFVSNTGTEGEKPRC, from the exons ATGCTGTGCTGGATTCCCTGCTTCTTTCTGGGCTTTTTATTTTGGGGCTCAGCTCATGGGGTTCCCCAGACAAACGCCCGCCCCGACGTCACAGACCAGGAGCTGTTCTGGGGTTCTGaccagtacgactttgctataGTGCTTCCTGCTGCTGGGTTGGAGTGTTTCTGGCACTTTGCTCACCATGGAGAGAGATTTTACTTGAACTTCATG GTCCAGTGGGTGATGGGAGTCGGTCATGACAGACACCTGTCTGTCACCGTCAACGCTCCGAGTGATCTGTTGCTGTCTACTATTGATGATGCAAAAGGCCAGATCAACTTTGAGGCTGCAGAATCAG GTTTCTATCAGATGTGCTTCAGCAACTTCCACAACCGCTTTGGCGCGATGCAGATTTCCCTCAGCTTTGGTGTTTACTATGACACCTACCAAGATCCCTCAAAgagcgaggaggaggagaagaagaagaaggaggagatcAGCAAAGAGCTGAACAACACACTGAGCGTCATCGAG ATTACGACCCACAAAGTGGAGACCTACGTCTTTCACATGTTCCGGTACTACGGCTTCAGCCGAATGAGAAAGAGCGTCGACTACTTCCTGCTGCAGTCCAACTCAAAGTACATCACCTGGTGGTCGATGGCCCTCAGCCTCCTCATCGTCACCTCTGGGTACCTGCAGCTACTCTTCCTCAAAAGCCTCTTTGTCAGCAATACCGGCACAGAGGGTGAGAAACCTCGATGCTGA